From the genome of Verrucomicrobiota bacterium:
GTTTATGGAACTAGCCAAGCAATGCCATAACACTCCGGTTCCCAAATACAAGAGATTAAAAACCGCATCAATTTCCGGCATGGGATTTTGGCGACCAGTCTTATTGAGCCACTTTATAGCCTCACATGCACACCTGATGGCTGCTTTGCATTCATCGGCGACTGGTCCGAACGCAGCCGTACCAATTGCTTGGGCTTCGGAAATTTGATTCATATAATCTTCCACGAGCTTGAATGGTTTTGTGCCTATGAACAAATGTGAAAATGGGGGCTCAAGTGCGCCGGGTTTGCGCCATCCGTGATTCAGCAGCGTATGACAACGCTGCAAAATTATTAAAACTTGTGTTGTCTGTAAAGGATGAGTGCTCATTGGAATATTTCACAAGCCCATGCTTTTTGCAGATTCACTCAAAATATGGAATCCCACATTCTACGAGCTTGCGCGTGGAGTCGTGAATTTGTTCTGTGATGCTTTGACTTCCTATATTGGGTTGTCGTTTTCTTCAGGATACAGGGGAAGCGCAGGGTCAATTTCACATGCTTTTAAATACTTTTTTCGAGAAACCTTTTTTGCCTTGATCCAATAACTGTCGGGGGCAGGCTTGCCATCTTCATACCAGGTTTTTTGACGTCCATGAGGAAGGCCTTTTGCAAGCGTTACCTCCGCACAAAGAACACCGTTATCATACCATTTTTTCGCAAGTCCCGACCCGCAGTTTAAAGTGTATTCTCCTAAAAATCTTCCATCCATTGCCCAAAACTTGGCCGTTCCATTTTGAAATCCATCCTCATATGGAATCTCGCTTGCCAATTGCCCGTTGGGATAATATTCCCTGTTCATGCCATGCGCTCGTCCATTTCGACGTTGAATTTCAATCCGAAGACTTCCATTTGAATGGAACAATCGTAGTACTTCAGAATTCATAATTGTTTTCAAGGTTATTGATTTTAAAAACCACCCATAATACCTAAAAGTCCGGCAATTCCCATATAGCTTTCTAATCTTCCAGTGTCTGCGACACCACGGGCTGTTATCAGACCTGGAATTCTTGCCATTGCTCCGGTGAGCGTCCGTCCCACTAGCCCCCGGCGAATATACTCCCGAGCTAATGCAAAACTTGTAATACCGGCGAGATCGTCAAGATTATCAACCATATCCGTATAAAAGATTACCCCAGCGACATTAAAATAAGCAATAGGATCGAGTCCAACGTTGGACCCACGTACTCCATCCGGCCAAGTTCCTCTCGAATAACCCAGACCTAAGGCAGTGAATGTTAAATCATACGCTGCAATTTGTGTCATTCCCTTGGCAACACCACTTAATGATAGTGGTTTAATTTCCTGATAAGTATGCTTGATTCCATCAAATATATCAGGCTTCAAACCAGTGCCGAGCACACCAGTTGTTGGACCGACAATCGCCCCAGGATTTTCCGCTTGATATTCAGACTCAATGATGCGATGCGCCGCAATGCCAAAATCGCGAGAATATTTAAATATACCGAACAATCCACTTGGGTCAATCATGTTGACTGGATTTCCTCGGGTATAATTATATTTATGAAGTGAAAGTGGTTCTTCAAACGAACCCCAATAAATATCCCTTGTCCAAAACCTTCCCATCCCCGGATTCAGGTAGCGTGCTCGGAGATAATAGAAACCAAGATTCGGGTCATACTGCTCGCCGGTGTAAAGGTAGTTATTGGCGGTGCTGCCACTGCTGGCAAGCAGGGTGCCAAAGGCGTCAAAGGCGTAGGTATCGGAAATGATGCCGTTGGCACCGGCTAAGTAGCGGGTATTTCCGTTGCCATCATAGCCGTAGA
Proteins encoded in this window:
- a CDS encoding RHS repeat-associated core domain-containing protein — encoded protein: MALFIALVAALLFSSDSTLGSFAQQIRPITYVYDGNGNRVSLTTNGVTVLFLVDDRNPSGYAQVLEELIVSGGATNLAKVYSYGLDLIAQRQIGSGTVSFYGYDGNGNTRYLAGANGIISDTYAFDAFGTLLASSGSTANNYLYTGEQYDPNLGFYYLRARYLNPGMGRFWTRDIYWGSFEEPLSLHKYNYTRGNPVNMIDPSGLFGIFKYSRDFGIAAHRIIESEYQAENPGAIVGPTTGVLGTGLKPDIFDGIKHTYQEIKPLSLSGVAKGMTQIAAYDLTFTALGLGYSRGTWPDGVRGSNVGLDPIAYFNVAGVIFYTDMVDNLDDLAGITSFALAREYIRRGLVGRTLTGAMARIPGLITARGVADTGRLESYMGIAGLLGIMGGF